One window of the Hoplias malabaricus isolate fHopMal1 chromosome Y, fHopMal1.hap1, whole genome shotgun sequence genome contains the following:
- the LOC136678154 gene encoding claudin-4-like → MASQGVQMLGAIAAIMGWLGAMITCGLPQWRVTAFIGSNIVTAQFVWEGIWMTCVVQSTGQMQCKIYDSVLALGSDLQAARAMIILCILFGTCGLFAAIAGGKCTNCIRDPHSKAWACISAGILFIIAGLMCLIPVSWAANTIISDFYNPLIVESQRRELGTSLYIGWASAGLLLMGGGLLCWNCPPKEKLQIYNPKFSLVRSTTTTSREYV, encoded by the coding sequence ATGGCGTCCCAGGGAGTTCAAATGCTTGGTGCTATTGCGGCTATCATGGGCTGGCTTGGGGCCATGATCACCTGCGGCCTTCCACAGTGGAGGGTCACCGCCTTTATCGGGTCCAATATTGTGACAGCACAGTTTGTCTGGGAGGGGATTTGGATGACCTGCGTGGTCCAGAGCACTGGACAGATGCAATGTAAGATCTACGACTCAGTGCTGGCCCTGGGTTCGGACCTACAGGCCGCCAGAGCCATGATAATCCTCTGCATTTTGTTTGGGACCTGTGGGCTCTTTGCGGCCATCGCAGGGGGCAAGTGCACCAACTGTATCAGGGATCCGCACAGCAAAGCCTGGGCTTGCATCAGCGCAGGGATTCTGTTCATCATCGCTGGCTTGATGTGTCTGATCCCGGTCTCGTGGGCAGCCAACACCATCATCTCCGACTTTTACAACCCCTTGATAGTCGAGTCTCAGCGTCGAGAGCTGGGGACGTCCCTCTATATCGGCTGGGCTTCGGCCGGCCTGCTTTTGATGGGTGGAGGTCTGCTCTGCTGGAACTGCCCTCCCAAAGAAAAGCTCCAAATCTACAACCCCAAGTTCTCACTGGTCagatccaccaccaccacctccagggAATATGTCTGA
- the LOC136678153 gene encoding claudin-4-like, with amino-acid sequence MGRIAKEVSGQTICFIGFIGVCLTCGLPLWRVTYYIGANIVTGQIVWDGLWMNCVMQSTGQMQCKIQSSILVLTQDLQAARALIVIAIVVCFAGVLLTFIGGRCSSCLKNESAMAKLVICGGILCIIAAIICLIPVSWSAAYTITDYFNPLTPATDKREIGGCIYIGWGTSFLLLLGGIILCTSCPPRDDIYNNPRMYPYQVPVVGPSGVYMPVKTYAPSVAYTGSGTYIPNKPYAAPAYSAVSGYRQ; translated from the coding sequence ATGGGCCGGATAGCGAAGGAGGTCTCAGGTCAGACCATCTGCTTCATCGGCTTTATCGGTGTGTGCCTGACATGTGGGTTACCATTGTGGCGAGTAACCTACTACATTGGTGCCAACATCGTCACTGGTCAGATTGTGTGGGATGGATTATGGATGAACTGTGTCATGCAGAGCACAGGGCAGATGCAGTGTAAGATCCAGTCGTCCATCTTGGTCTTGACCCAGGACCTGCAGGCTGCCCGCGCCCTCATTGTAATCGCCATAGTGGTCTGCTTCGCGGGTGTGCTGCTGACCTTCATCGGTGGTCGTTGCAGCAGCTGCCTCAAAAATGAATCAGCTATGGCCAAATTGGTCATCTGCGGTGGGATCCTCTGTATCATAGCTGCGATCATCTGCCTGATCCCTGTCAGCTGGTCTGCTGCCTACACCATCACTGACTACTTCAACCCTCTAACTCCCGCCACAGACAAGAGGGAGATCGGTGGCTGCATATACATTGGCTGGGGCActtcttttcttctccttctcggAGGGATCATCTTGTGCACTTCTTGTCCACCAAGGGATGACATATACAACAACCCAAGAATGTACCCCTACCAAGTGCCTGTGGTTGGACCCTCAGGGGTGTATATGCCTGTAAAAACATATGCGCCCAGTGTTGCCTACACAGGATCAGGAACTTACATCCCAAACAAGCCATATGCAGCTCCGGCATACTCAGCTGTTTCAGGATATCGTCAATAA
- the LOC136678155 gene encoding claudin-4-like: MASAGMQMLGTAMAIIGWILAIVVCALPMWRVTAFVGSNIVTAQITWEGIWMSCVVQSTGQMQCKVYDSMLALSSDLQAARALCVICLLVGIMGIMLSLAGGKCTNCVEDESTKSKIGIASGVVFIVAGLMCLIPVCWTANSIIRDFYSPVVVSSQKMEFGASLYIGFAAAALMIIGGGLLCCNCPPKDNYSAKYSAPKSAGSKGYV; this comes from the coding sequence ATGGCATCGGCTGGAATGCAAATGCTCGGCACAGCCATGGCCATCATTGGCTGGATCTTGGCTATCGTGGTGTGCGCTCTTCCCATGTGGAGGGTCACGGCTTTCGTCGGGTCCAACATCGTGACGGCGCAGATCACCTGGGAGGGGATCTGGATGAGCTGTGTGGtccagagcactgggcagatgCAGTGTAAAGTCTACGACTCCATGCTGGCCCTCAGCTCTGACCTCCAGGCGGCCAGGGCTTTGTGTGTGATCTGTCTTCTGGTTGGCATCATGGGAATCATGCTGTCCTTGGCTGGTGGGAAGTGCACCAACTGTGTGGAGGACGAAAGCACCAAGTCCAAAATAGGCATTGCATCTGGTGTGGTCTTCATTGTCGCCGGCCTGATGTGCCTCATCCCCGTCTGCTGGACGGCCAACTCCATCATCCGGGACTTTTACAGCCCCGTTGTGGTCAGCTCGCAGAAGATGGAGTTTGGAGCTTCTCTGTACATCGGGTTTGCCGCTGCCGCCCTCATGATCATCGGAGGAGGCTTGCTCTGCTGCAACTGCCCACCCAAGGACAATTACTCGGCCAAGTACTCAGCACCCAAGTCCGCAGGGTCTAAGGGTTATGTGTGA